From Rhodococcus sp. B7740, one genomic window encodes:
- a CDS encoding DUF3090 domain-containing protein: MPRAIHVFRTPDRFVAGTVGEPGDRTFFLQAVHDARVVSVALEKQQVQVLADRMGLLLEEVHRRFGAEVPAEEADTVDTSPLLTPIDTEFRVGTMGLGWDADANAVVVELLAVSEVEVDESVVLDDTDEGPDAVRVFLTPVQAREFAVRSERVIAAGRAPCPLCGQPLAPEGHVCIRTNGYRRGATFGPVTEVDES; this comes from the coding sequence ATGCCGCGCGCCATACACGTTTTTCGCACCCCTGATCGTTTCGTTGCCGGGACCGTTGGTGAACCGGGCGACCGAACGTTCTTCCTGCAAGCGGTGCACGATGCCCGCGTGGTGTCGGTTGCGCTGGAGAAGCAGCAGGTCCAGGTACTGGCCGACCGGATGGGGCTTCTCCTCGAAGAGGTGCACCGTCGTTTCGGGGCAGAGGTACCGGCCGAGGAGGCCGATACGGTCGACACGAGTCCGCTGCTGACTCCGATCGACACCGAGTTCCGTGTCGGCACGATGGGGCTCGGCTGGGACGCCGATGCCAACGCCGTCGTGGTGGAGCTGTTGGCCGTCAGCGAGGTCGAGGTGGACGAATCGGTCGTTCTCGACGACACCGACGAGGGCCCCGATGCCGTTCGGGTGTTCCTCACCCCGGTACAGGCCCGTGAATTCGCGGTGCGGTCCGAACGCGTCATCGCGGCGGGCCGTGCTCCGTGCCCGCTGTGCGGACAGCCGTTGGCTCCCGAGGGACACGTCTGCATCAGAACCAACGGTTACCGACGCGGCGCGACGTTCGGCCCGGTGACCGAGGTCGACGAGTCTTGA
- a CDS encoding histidine phosphatase family protein — MTVILLRHGRSTSNTAGTLAGRSAGVELDDRGREQAQAVADRLGDLPVAEIVRSPLLRCEQTVEPLAARLGLTPLVEDRLVEVDYGQWTGRTIKELLAEPLWKVVQQHPSAAVFPEGEGLATVQQRAVRAVREHDARLAAHHGRDVLWVACSHGDVIKSVLSDAMGAHLDSFQRIVADPASISVVRYTSTRPFVLRTNDTGSDLSVFVPKAEEPSTPEAGNADSSDAVVGGGAGT; from the coding sequence ATGACAGTCATCTTGCTTCGGCACGGCCGCTCGACGTCGAACACCGCAGGCACGCTCGCGGGTCGGAGCGCGGGAGTCGAGCTCGACGATCGTGGTCGTGAACAGGCGCAGGCGGTCGCCGACCGTCTCGGCGACCTGCCGGTCGCGGAGATCGTTCGCTCGCCGCTGCTGCGGTGCGAGCAGACCGTCGAGCCGTTGGCTGCCAGGCTCGGGCTCACGCCGCTGGTCGAGGACCGGTTGGTCGAGGTCGACTACGGGCAGTGGACCGGTCGAACGATCAAGGAATTGCTGGCCGAGCCGCTGTGGAAGGTGGTGCAGCAGCATCCGTCGGCCGCGGTGTTTCCCGAGGGTGAAGGACTGGCCACGGTGCAGCAACGGGCCGTGCGGGCCGTGCGCGAACACGACGCCCGGCTGGCCGCCCATCACGGCCGTGACGTGTTGTGGGTGGCGTGCTCGCACGGGGACGTCATCAAGTCCGTGCTGTCGGACGCGATGGGTGCCCACCTCGATTCGTTCCAGCGCATCGTCGCCGATCCGGCATCGATCAGTGTCGTTCGCTACACCTCGACGCGACCCTTCGTGCTGCGGACCAACGACACCGGGTCCGACCTGAGCGTGTTCGTACCCAAAGCCGAGGAGCCCAGCACGCCGGAAGCGGGCAACGCGGACTCTTCGGACGCGGTCGTCGGTGGTGGGGCAGGCACCTAG
- a CDS encoding undecaprenyl-diphosphate phosphatase has protein sequence MTWLQAIVLGAVQGLTEFLPISSSGHLRIVSSVFWNEDAGASFTAVTQLGTEAAVLLFFWRDIVRIVKAWFVGLTKKDERGLDYRMGWYVIIATIPIGVLGLLFKDQIRTGARNLYLIAFMLIAFAVVIAVAEKVGRKERPIEKLTTRDGIVMGLAQCLALIPGVSRSGATTSAGLFLGLEREAAVRFSFLLAIPAVTASGLFSLPDAFEPVGSGLAASGPQLLVATIIAFALGYASIAWLLKFVANHSLYWFVGYRIVLGVVVLGLLAGGVVSAT, from the coding sequence ATGACGTGGCTGCAGGCGATCGTCCTCGGTGCGGTGCAGGGCCTGACCGAATTCCTGCCGATCTCCTCGTCCGGGCACCTGCGCATCGTGTCCAGTGTGTTCTGGAACGAGGACGCAGGTGCCTCCTTCACCGCGGTGACCCAGCTGGGCACCGAAGCCGCTGTGCTGCTGTTCTTCTGGCGAGACATCGTCAGGATCGTGAAAGCGTGGTTCGTCGGTCTGACGAAGAAGGACGAACGCGGACTCGACTACCGCATGGGGTGGTACGTGATCATCGCCACCATTCCCATCGGCGTTCTCGGACTGCTGTTCAAGGACCAGATCCGAACCGGTGCCCGAAACCTGTACCTCATCGCGTTCATGTTGATCGCGTTCGCCGTCGTCATCGCGGTCGCCGAGAAGGTCGGCCGGAAGGAACGCCCGATCGAGAAGTTGACCACCCGGGACGGCATTGTCATGGGTCTGGCACAGTGTCTCGCTCTGATCCCGGGTGTGTCCCGTTCCGGAGCGACGACCAGCGCCGGCCTGTTTCTCGGACTCGAACGCGAGGCAGCGGTGCGATTCTCGTTCCTGCTCGCCATTCCGGCGGTCACGGCCTCCGGTCTCTTCTCGCTGCCCGACGCCTTCGAGCCGGTGGGCTCGGGACTTGCCGCGTCGGGTCCGCAGCTGCTGGTGGCCACGATCATCGCCTTCGCCCTCGGCTACGCCTCGATCGCCTGGCTGCTCAAGTTCGTCGCGAACCACTCGCTGTACTGGTTCGTCGGGTACCGCATCGTGCTGGGTGTCGTGGTGCTCGGTCTGTTGGCCGGCGGGGTCGTGTCCGCCACCTAG
- a CDS encoding aldo/keto reductase yields the protein MKQRSVGTSGLRVSRLGLGTLGWGSGTDGDDAAAQLSAFAEAGGTLVDTSPAYGDGRSQRVLAELLDDVVPRHELVISSAAGLSSRYGRYHVDCSRRGLLGQLDATLRELGTDYLDLWQVATWDPMTPVDEVAATLDYAVTSGRVRYTGARGYLGWQLATAAGAAGTGRIVATQAEYSLLARGIEDELIPAADHHGIGVLAAIPLAGGVLTGKYRSGIPADSRGADEVHAESVLTYLTDSAVSIVDAAVTAADGLATSPLVVALAWARDRPGVSSAIVGARDLAQLMGALMAEELELPPAIASALDDVSA from the coding sequence ATGAAGCAGAGATCGGTCGGCACCAGCGGACTTCGAGTCTCCAGACTCGGCCTCGGCACCCTCGGATGGGGTAGCGGAACCGACGGTGACGACGCCGCGGCGCAGTTGTCGGCGTTCGCCGAGGCCGGCGGCACGCTCGTCGACACGTCTCCGGCGTACGGGGACGGACGTTCGCAGCGAGTGCTGGCCGAGTTGCTCGACGACGTGGTCCCGCGGCACGAATTGGTGATCAGCAGCGCAGCGGGTCTCAGTTCGCGCTACGGCCGCTATCACGTGGACTGCTCGCGGCGCGGACTGCTCGGACAACTCGACGCCACGCTGCGCGAACTGGGAACCGACTACCTCGATCTGTGGCAGGTGGCCACCTGGGACCCGATGACTCCGGTCGACGAGGTCGCCGCCACACTCGACTACGCCGTCACCAGTGGACGGGTCCGCTACACCGGAGCCCGTGGCTACCTCGGGTGGCAACTGGCGACGGCGGCAGGAGCAGCAGGCACCGGACGGATCGTGGCCACACAGGCGGAGTACTCGCTGCTGGCCCGCGGGATCGAGGACGAATTGATTCCCGCCGCAGACCACCACGGCATCGGTGTCCTCGCCGCGATTCCCCTCGCGGGCGGCGTGCTGACAGGCAAGTACCGCAGCGGAATACCGGCGGACTCACGCGGTGCCGACGAGGTGCACGCAGAGTCCGTGCTGACGTACCTGACCGACTCTGCAGTCAGCATCGTCGACGCCGCCGTCACTGCCGCCGACGGGCTGGCGACCTCTCCCCTGGTCGTCGCGCTCGCGTGGGCCCGGGACAGGCCGGGTGTGAGCAGCGCGATCGTGGGGGCTCGCGATCTGGCTCAGTTGATGGGCGCATTGATGGCCGAGGAACTCGAGCTGCCGCCCGCGATCGCGTCGGCCTTGGACGACGTCAGCGCCTGA
- a CDS encoding ABC transporter substrate-binding protein: MTVNRLAAVLLVAGLLVGCSANTPGAGPADSIGPRTAVVDDPNPEPIADDPAEVLPVTVTGFDGVAVTVTDNSRIVAADQYGTLAETVFALGLGENLVGRDTSAAFPAAENVPDVTPTGHSLSAEGILALSPTVVLTDTSIGPRAVQDQIRAAGIPVVYFDPTRTLAGVATQIEAVAAALGVPDAGAALAERTNAEISAAANETPESTEPPKIAFLYMRGPAITMLAGPGSGADALIEALGARDAGVESGLTEQFVPITSEALIAAAPDVILMMTKGLESIGGIEGLEQIPGIAQTPAGRERRVVDMDDGTILSFGPNTGKVLVALSKAVYDPAS, from the coding sequence GTGACCGTCAACCGTCTCGCCGCCGTGCTCCTCGTCGCCGGACTCCTGGTCGGCTGCTCGGCGAACACCCCCGGCGCAGGACCCGCGGACTCGATCGGCCCCCGCACCGCCGTCGTCGACGATCCGAATCCGGAACCGATCGCCGACGATCCGGCCGAGGTACTGCCCGTCACCGTGACCGGATTCGACGGCGTCGCCGTCACGGTCACCGACAACAGCCGCATCGTCGCTGCCGACCAGTACGGCACGCTGGCCGAGACCGTCTTCGCGCTCGGACTCGGTGAGAACCTCGTCGGGCGCGACACCTCTGCCGCATTTCCCGCGGCCGAGAACGTGCCCGATGTCACCCCGACCGGCCATTCTCTGAGTGCCGAGGGGATTCTGGCGCTGTCGCCGACCGTCGTCCTGACCGATACCAGCATCGGTCCACGCGCCGTGCAGGATCAGATCCGAGCCGCCGGCATTCCCGTCGTGTACTTCGATCCCACCCGCACTCTGGCAGGCGTCGCCACCCAGATCGAGGCCGTGGCGGCCGCCCTCGGTGTGCCCGACGCCGGGGCTGCCCTCGCCGAACGAACGAACGCCGAGATTTCGGCAGCGGCGAACGAGACACCCGAGTCCACCGAACCGCCGAAGATCGCGTTTCTGTACATGCGCGGGCCTGCGATCACGATGCTCGCCGGGCCCGGCTCGGGAGCGGATGCACTGATCGAGGCGCTCGGAGCCAGGGACGCCGGTGTCGAATCGGGTCTGACCGAGCAATTCGTGCCGATCACCAGCGAAGCCCTGATCGCCGCAGCACCCGACGTGATTCTGATGATGACCAAGGGCCTGGAATCGATCGGTGGAATCGAGGGTCTGGAGCAGATCCCCGGAATCGCCCAGACCCCCGCAGGCCGAGAACGCCGGGTGGTGGACATGGACGACGGGACCATCCTCAGTTTCGGCCCGAACACCGGAAAGGTGTTGGTCGCACTGTCGAAGGCCGTGTACGACCCGGCGTCATGA
- a CDS encoding FecCD family ABC transporter permease, with protein MTNRTLAERRAGRGRVLATFGALVVALVGLALISAVVGQVPTTPLEVLGSLAHRVGLEIGPMPAHPSGEVTLWQVRFPRLTLAILVGACLGCAGALLQGVFANPLAEPGVVGVSSGAAVGASSVIVLGGSFAGAWSVAFAAFVGGLVTTVAVYFLARNAGRTEVVTLILTGVAVNAFAGGVIAFFTFVASPAARDRIVFWQLGSLAGATWQSVAVVGPLALLGIGASLAIARRLDLLALGENVARHLGVNVERLRQFAIVVVALLVASGVAFTGIILFVGLVVPHAMRMVLGPAHRLLIPASALAGAVVLLAADLVTRTLVANVDLPLGMVTSLAGAPFFFWLLRRTRARQGGWA; from the coding sequence ATGACGAACCGCACACTCGCCGAACGCCGCGCGGGCCGAGGACGGGTTCTTGCCACCTTCGGAGCCCTGGTTGTGGCGCTGGTCGGCCTGGCGTTGATCTCGGCCGTTGTGGGGCAGGTGCCGACGACTCCGCTGGAAGTGTTGGGCAGCCTCGCGCATCGGGTGGGACTCGAGATCGGCCCGATGCCTGCACATCCCAGCGGCGAGGTGACCCTGTGGCAGGTCCGATTCCCGCGGCTGACGCTGGCAATTCTCGTCGGTGCGTGTCTGGGCTGCGCGGGTGCGCTGCTCCAGGGGGTGTTCGCCAATCCACTGGCCGAGCCGGGTGTGGTCGGGGTCTCCTCGGGCGCTGCTGTCGGGGCCAGCTCGGTCATCGTGCTCGGCGGCAGTTTCGCGGGAGCGTGGAGCGTGGCGTTCGCCGCCTTCGTCGGCGGGCTCGTCACCACGGTCGCCGTGTACTTTCTCGCTCGCAACGCAGGCCGTACCGAAGTGGTGACGCTCATCCTCACCGGCGTTGCAGTCAACGCCTTCGCCGGCGGTGTCATCGCGTTCTTCACCTTCGTCGCCAGTCCCGCCGCCCGCGATCGGATCGTGTTCTGGCAACTGGGGTCGCTCGCGGGCGCAACCTGGCAGTCGGTGGCCGTGGTCGGCCCGCTCGCGCTGCTCGGAATCGGAGCCTCCCTGGCGATCGCCCGCAGGCTCGACCTGCTTGCGCTCGGTGAGAACGTGGCACGCCATCTGGGCGTGAACGTCGAACGACTCAGACAGTTCGCGATCGTCGTCGTCGCCCTGCTCGTTGCGTCCGGGGTGGCTTTCACCGGAATCATCCTGTTCGTGGGTCTGGTGGTTCCGCATGCCATGCGGATGGTGCTCGGCCCCGCGCATCGACTCCTCATTCCGGCCAGCGCCCTCGCCGGGGCGGTCGTGCTGCTTGCTGCAGACCTCGTGACGCGGACTCTCGTCGCGAACGTCGACCTGCCACTCGGCATGGTGACGTCGCTGGCGGGTGCCCCGTTCTTCTTCTGGCTGCTTCGCCGTACCCGGGCTCGCCAGGGCGGTTGGGCATGA
- a CDS encoding heme ABC transporter ATP-binding protein: protein MMGRTARRDIPVIPEPGSNALVARGVSARRGDATVLSGVHLDVVAGEILALVGPNGAGKSTLLSVLAGDTEPSAGSVLLGDEPLSRIRSVDVARRRAVLPQQHSVGFAFTAGQIVRMGRAPWVGTSAARHDDDRIEAAMTACDVTAFSHRPFASLSGGEQARVALARVIAQDTATIMLDEPTAALDLGHQESVMAVVRSLAAAGRAVVVVLHDLGLAAAYADRVAILDSGELIATGPPREVLTAATLARVYRHPVDVFDHPDTGEQLVVPHRVRNPPTRN from the coding sequence ATGATGGGACGCACAGCACGCCGCGACATCCCGGTCATCCCTGAACCGGGTTCGAACGCCCTGGTCGCCCGCGGAGTCTCCGCACGACGTGGGGACGCGACGGTGTTGTCCGGGGTCCACCTCGACGTGGTGGCCGGCGAGATACTGGCGCTGGTGGGACCCAACGGCGCAGGCAAATCGACGCTGCTGTCGGTCCTGGCGGGAGACACCGAGCCCAGCGCCGGATCGGTGCTGCTGGGCGACGAACCGCTGTCCCGCATCCGCTCGGTGGACGTGGCGAGGCGACGCGCTGTGCTGCCTCAGCAGCACAGCGTCGGATTCGCGTTCACGGCCGGCCAGATCGTCCGGATGGGCCGAGCCCCCTGGGTCGGTACCTCGGCGGCACGCCACGACGACGACCGCATCGAAGCGGCCATGACCGCGTGCGACGTGACGGCCTTCTCGCATCGACCGTTCGCATCGCTCTCCGGCGGCGAGCAGGCCCGGGTCGCACTGGCCCGCGTCATCGCCCAGGACACGGCGACGATCATGCTGGACGAGCCCACCGCAGCACTCGACCTGGGACATCAGGAGTCGGTGATGGCCGTGGTGCGTTCACTCGCCGCCGCAGGCCGCGCCGTGGTCGTCGTGCTGCACGATCTGGGCCTCGCGGCGGCCTACGCCGATCGCGTCGCGATCCTGGACTCGGGTGAACTGATCGCAACCGGTCCGCCGCGGGAGGTGCTCACCGCCGCAACGCTGGCCCGGGTCTATCGACACCCCGTCGACGTGTTCGATCATCCCGACACCGGCGAACAGCTGGTGGTTCCCCACCGTGTCAGAAACCCTCCAACACGGAATTGA
- a CDS encoding YncE family protein: MRTPSTRSIRAAVASALAVVTVLSVGGCSNDDENADDISVEPLPPAESPEPTVTPAGTVGAFAPVDALSFDPVTRTLVALTDASTTVTLVRDGTAAETRVVDLGSTAAELVAGRDSTVLVPMDGTVARIAVADGQRTDLAVDADALSAADLPDGTTAVGDDTGTVRVLDPNGQVTTTISGGSVTSADALASTPNGVSVLDRRQTSVTDLNLDDGTLGVALRAGEGAAEMTSDEFGRLLVTDSTGTELLVFTSHDLLMRQRFPVGSQPWAIAYDEQSGVAWVTLPASNEVVGYTLDTGIPVEVTRLATVRQPNSVAVDADTGDLYVGSATGDGLQRIPAAGR, encoded by the coding sequence ATGCGAACACCGTCGACCCGTTCGATTCGGGCGGCAGTCGCGTCCGCGCTCGCCGTCGTCACAGTCCTGTCGGTCGGCGGGTGCTCCAACGACGACGAGAACGCCGACGACATCTCCGTCGAGCCCCTACCGCCGGCGGAGTCCCCCGAACCGACCGTGACCCCCGCCGGTACCGTCGGCGCGTTCGCGCCCGTGGACGCACTCAGTTTCGACCCCGTCACGCGAACCCTGGTCGCGCTGACCGACGCATCGACGACGGTGACCCTCGTCCGCGACGGCACCGCAGCCGAGACCCGCGTGGTCGACCTGGGCTCGACGGCAGCAGAACTCGTCGCCGGACGGGACTCGACAGTGCTCGTCCCGATGGACGGCACCGTCGCGAGGATCGCCGTCGCGGACGGACAGCGCACCGACCTGGCGGTCGACGCCGACGCGCTGTCGGCAGCAGACCTGCCCGACGGCACGACGGCCGTCGGCGACGACACCGGCACGGTGCGCGTGCTCGATCCGAACGGTCAGGTCACCACCACGATCTCCGGCGGCAGCGTGACCTCAGCCGATGCTCTGGCCAGTACACCGAACGGTGTCTCGGTCCTCGATCGACGACAGACGTCGGTGACCGACCTGAATCTGGACGACGGCACCCTCGGAGTGGCCTTGCGCGCAGGCGAAGGTGCCGCGGAGATGACGAGCGACGAGTTCGGCCGCCTTCTGGTCACCGATTCGACCGGTACCGAGCTGCTCGTCTTCACCTCGCACGACCTGCTGATGCGGCAACGGTTTCCGGTCGGGTCGCAGCCGTGGGCGATCGCCTACGATGAGCAGTCCGGTGTCGCATGGGTGACGCTTCCCGCGTCCAACGAGGTGGTCGGGTACACACTCGACACCGGAATTCCGGTCGAGGTCACGAGGTTGGCCACTGTGCGGCAGCCGAATTCGGTTGCCGTCGACGCCGACACGGGCGACTTGTACGTGGGATCGGCAACCGGTGACGGGCTGCAGCGCATCCCCGCTGCGGGTCGCTGA
- a CDS encoding DUF5703 family protein, with protein sequence MPVGWEVSPSDDWEYVPLRLPPDVTRVTASMRLAIQAEFGGWELSRVRLYTDGSRRVLLKRKKTAHHIPEPGI encoded by the coding sequence ATGCCCGTCGGATGGGAAGTGTCGCCGTCCGACGACTGGGAGTACGTGCCGTTGCGGTTGCCACCGGACGTGACCCGTGTGACGGCCTCGATGCGTCTGGCGATTCAGGCGGAGTTCGGCGGCTGGGAACTGTCGCGGGTTCGCCTCTACACCGACGGCAGCAGGCGTGTGCTGCTCAAACGCAAGAAGACCGCGCATCACATCCCCGAGCCCGGAATCTGA
- a CDS encoding quinone-dependent dihydroorotate dehydrogenase, giving the protein MYRVLLRLMFLVPPERIHHLAFGVLRAVAAVPPLRFLAEKMFVVDDPRLRSTVFGVDFPAPLGLAAGFDKNADGIDAWGPIGFGFAEIGTVTAQSQPGNPTPRLFRLPLDRAIVNRMGFNNHGAEHAAQRVRARRTGIPIGANIGKTKIVEPDGAAADYTASARLLGPLADFVVVNVSSPNTPGLRDLQAVESLRPILVAVQSVVTVPVLVKIAPDLSDEDIDAVADLAVELGLDGIVATNTTISRAGLRTDAELVAGMGAGGLSGAPLADRSLEVLRRLYRRVGTHLALISVGGIETEAQAWERITAGASLVQGYTGFVYGGPLWIENIHRGLAARLEQHGFATIADAVGSANKP; this is encoded by the coding sequence CTGTACCGCGTCCTGTTGCGCCTGATGTTCCTCGTGCCACCGGAGAGGATTCACCATCTGGCGTTCGGTGTGCTTCGCGCTGTCGCCGCGGTGCCTCCGCTCCGCTTTCTGGCCGAGAAGATGTTCGTGGTCGACGATCCACGACTGCGCTCGACGGTGTTCGGCGTCGACTTCCCGGCTCCGCTCGGTCTCGCGGCCGGTTTCGACAAGAATGCCGACGGAATCGATGCGTGGGGGCCGATCGGATTCGGTTTCGCCGAGATCGGCACCGTGACCGCGCAGAGCCAGCCGGGCAATCCGACTCCGAGACTGTTCCGGTTGCCTCTCGACCGGGCGATCGTCAACCGCATGGGCTTCAACAACCACGGTGCCGAGCACGCGGCCCAGCGCGTCCGTGCCAGGCGCACCGGTATCCCGATCGGCGCCAACATCGGCAAGACCAAGATCGTCGAGCCGGACGGTGCCGCCGCGGACTACACGGCCAGCGCCCGGCTTCTGGGCCCGTTGGCGGACTTCGTCGTCGTCAACGTCAGCTCCCCCAACACCCCTGGACTGCGTGACCTGCAGGCCGTGGAATCGCTGCGACCGATCCTGGTGGCGGTGCAGTCGGTGGTGACGGTCCCGGTACTGGTCAAGATCGCCCCCGACCTGTCCGACGAGGACATCGACGCCGTGGCCGATCTCGCCGTCGAACTCGGTCTCGACGGGATCGTGGCCACCAACACGACGATCTCCCGCGCCGGTCTGCGCACCGACGCAGAACTGGTTGCCGGAATGGGAGCCGGCGGCCTGTCCGGTGCTCCGTTGGCCGACCGCTCGCTCGAGGTACTGCGACGCCTGTACCGCCGAGTGGGTACGCATCTGGCGCTGATCTCCGTCGGCGGAATCGAGACCGAGGCGCAGGCATGGGAACGCATCACCGCGGGCGCGTCGCTGGTGCAGGGCTACACCGGGTTCGTCTACGGCGGCCCGCTGTGGATCGAGAACATTCACCGCGGACTGGCCGCTCGGCTCGAGCAACACGGGTTCGCCACGATCGCCGATGCGGTGGGCTCGGCGAACAAGCCCTGA
- a CDS encoding YbhB/YbcL family Raf kinase inhibitor-like protein: MAYNPYDSLPDLPSFELTSEDVEDGKTLAAQQVSGIMGAGGHDNSPQLSWSGFPEGTKSFAVTVYDPDAPTASGFWHWAVANIPVETTSLVSGAGDDGGTGVPSTAVTLKNDAGLFRYIGAAPPAGHGPHRYFIVVHAVDVERLEVDETATPAYLGFNLFSHAIGRAVLTGIYEA; the protein is encoded by the coding sequence GTGGCGTACAACCCATACGACTCGCTTCCGGACCTACCGTCCTTCGAGTTGACGTCCGAGGACGTCGAGGACGGCAAGACACTGGCCGCTCAGCAGGTCAGTGGAATCATGGGAGCCGGTGGGCACGACAACTCCCCGCAGCTGTCCTGGTCCGGATTCCCCGAGGGCACCAAGAGCTTCGCTGTCACCGTCTACGATCCCGACGCGCCGACGGCGTCCGGCTTCTGGCACTGGGCAGTGGCGAACATCCCCGTCGAGACGACATCGCTGGTGTCCGGCGCGGGCGATGACGGCGGGACCGGTGTGCCCAGCACTGCGGTGACGCTCAAGAACGATGCGGGCCTGTTCCGCTACATCGGTGCTGCACCGCCGGCAGGCCACGGCCCGCATCGCTACTTCATCGTGGTTCACGCGGTGGACGTGGAACGGCTCGAAGTGGACGAGACGGCCACCCCGGCCTACCTCGGCTTCAATCTGTTCTCGCACGCCATCGGTCGTGCGGTCCTCACCGGCATCTACGAGGCCTGA
- a CDS encoding M20/M25/M40 family metallo-hydrolase yields the protein MDATVALDEVVDLVSSLIRFDTSNTGELDTTVGEKECAEWVASKLEEVGYETEYVESGAPGRGNVFAWLRGSDSSRGALLLHGHLDVVPAEPADWSVHPFSGAVEDGYVWGRGAVDMKDMVGMALALARQFKSNGTVPPRDILFAFLADEEAGGKYGSHWLVDNRPDLFEGVTEAVGEVGGFSLTVPRPDGTEKRLYMVETAEKSLAWMRLTAKARAGHGSFLHDDNAVTYLAEAVAKLGNHTFPLVLTESVSQFLQAVSEESGLDFDPTSPDIDGTLLKLGSIARIVGATLRDTANPTMLSAGYKANVIPQTATAVVDCRVLPGRQAAFEKEVDELIGPNVEREWITKLEPYETTFDGDLVDAMNDAVLAHDPNGRTVPYMLSGGTDAKAFARIGIRCFGFAPLKLPPELDFAALFHGVDERVPVESLEFGTQVLEHFLLHS from the coding sequence ATCGACGCCACCGTTGCCCTCGACGAAGTCGTGGATCTCGTCAGTTCCCTCATCCGGTTCGATACCTCGAACACGGGGGAGCTCGACACCACGGTCGGCGAGAAGGAATGTGCCGAGTGGGTGGCGAGCAAACTCGAGGAAGTGGGCTACGAGACGGAGTACGTCGAGTCCGGGGCCCCCGGTCGAGGAAACGTGTTCGCCTGGCTGCGCGGATCGGACTCCTCTCGCGGCGCGCTGCTGCTCCACGGACACCTGGACGTCGTGCCGGCCGAGCCCGCCGACTGGAGCGTGCATCCGTTCTCCGGGGCCGTCGAGGACGGGTACGTGTGGGGCCGGGGCGCGGTGGACATGAAGGACATGGTCGGCATGGCCCTGGCGCTGGCCCGACAGTTCAAGTCCAACGGAACCGTCCCACCCCGCGACATACTGTTCGCGTTCCTGGCGGACGAGGAGGCAGGTGGCAAGTACGGATCGCACTGGTTGGTCGACAACCGACCGGACCTGTTCGAGGGCGTCACCGAGGCAGTCGGCGAGGTCGGCGGTTTCTCCCTGACCGTCCCCCGCCCGGACGGCACCGAGAAGCGGCTCTACATGGTCGAGACGGCGGAGAAGAGCCTGGCGTGGATGCGGCTGACGGCGAAGGCGCGAGCCGGGCACGGATCGTTTCTGCACGACGACAACGCCGTGACGTACCTGGCCGAAGCAGTGGCGAAACTGGGCAATCACACGTTCCCGCTGGTGCTCACCGAGTCGGTCTCGCAGTTTCTGCAGGCGGTGTCGGAGGAATCCGGGCTCGATTTCGATCCGACGTCACCGGACATCGACGGCACCCTGCTCAAGCTCGGCAGCATCGCCCGCATCGTCGGAGCGACCCTGCGCGACACAGCGAACCCGACGATGCTCTCGGCCGGCTATAAGGCCAACGTGATTCCGCAGACGGCGACGGCAGTGGTGGACTGCCGAGTGCTGCCGGGCCGGCAGGCGGCCTTCGAGAAGGAGGTCGACGAGTTGATCGGCCCGAACGTCGAACGCGAGTGGATCACGAAACTGGAACCGTACGAGACCACCTTCGACGGTGATCTCGTCGATGCGATGAACGACGCAGTGTTGGCACACGACCCGAACGGTCGAACCGTTCCGTACATGCTCTCCGGTGGAACCGACGCAAAAGCATTCGCGCGCATCGGTATTCGCTGTTTCGGCTTCGCTCCGCTGAAGTTGCCGCCGGAATTGGATTTCGCGGCGTTGTTTCACGGCGTCGACGAACGAGTACCCGTGGAATCGTTGGAGTTCGGTACACAGGTACTCGAACACTTCTTGCTGCACAGCTGA